A genomic segment from Zygotorulaspora mrakii chromosome 1, complete sequence encodes:
- the MSH1 gene encoding mismatch repair ATPase MSH1 (similar to Saccharomyces cerevisiae MSH1 (YHR120W); ancestral locus Anc_2.147), whose amino-acid sequence MLAAIIKEKNKNIEENDSSTNCIILRCHVCTIMRQLRGLRACWTFVRRNHNLKKSSQVPALTKLRIIFDTTSKDNEADMPTNSAPLDTTQDKILTASGGSGTHGAAKDLLPPTLLYVRDLMDRYENHVVLTQMGSFYELYFEQATTYAPKLNISLTNRTYSCGKVPFAGFPVHQLSRHLKVLVNHYGYSVTIADQFKKNNDADNESFRFFRRVTRIVTPGTFIDEAFENLQENTFLLNLEFPENSMEKPAESNLKIGLCWCDVSTGEIFVQQVILRDLISAVTRIQPREILLDQSLSRYNLEAGSWYSELVELRKYFIKYQKAPSQHRTISSFFGLFAAAGSSEGGIRQLKIQLQHFTQKEITALRRILVYVCDHLPDCTMNFQLPQRRITSSIMQIDSRTSRALELHATVRDNRVRGTLFSTIRRTVTPLGTRLLAQWLSGPSLDLHEIKNRQKLVEFFKNNSDTRESLRSMLKSIHDLPRILQKFSFGRGEASELMQIAGSLKTASIIKKLLKNEAQKSERKTEVLLHSFVTGLEFDGTLILDVLKYLNEDELIKSQKRTDEKMEELPNNSPDSRSVDIFKLVSWSVHPSYSESLQDLHEKYQQVWLEKEKLRLTYQNFFVEKEGAKSLTLKQRQNGEYALYLQGSSNNLKKISEFIRNGFNFEGYPFQILQQATQTRWLSHKLWSNNGYELELALLRIKKEEMHIIDRFKGQFLEKSAEIRKISEILGYIDVLASFGALALEKSLVCPRMDKTNKLEIIGGRHLMVEEGISNRSLEKFIKNDCALEGGKSWIITGPNMGGKSTFLRQNAIIVILAQMGSFIPCLKAQIGLVDKIFTRVGSADDLYNEMSTFMVEMIETSFILRGATDRSLAILDEIGRGTSGKEGVGIAYATLRHLIESNRCRSLFATHYGQELNEIISSKLGEDIKNKIEFFKSTTIETSDSDFCYDYKLKSGICSVSEAIKVAKAAGFPKEALETARALLM is encoded by the coding sequence ATGCTCGCGGCTAtaataaaagagaaaaacaaaaacattGAAGAGAATGATTCTTCAACGAATTGTATAATTTTGAGATGCCATGTTTGCACGATTATGAGACAATTACGCGGATTACGAGCATGTTGGACTTTTGTGCGACGTAATCATAACTTAAAAAAATCTAGCCAAGTTCCAGCGCTCACGAAACTAAGAATAATCTTTGATACAACATCCAAGGATAATGAAGCTGATATGCCAACAAACTCCGCCCCCCTAGATACCACTCAAGACAAAATTCTAACAGCTTCTGGGGGTAGTGGTACCCATGGAGCCGCTAAAGACTTATTGCCACCTACCCTGCTATATGTTCGCGATCTTATGGACCGCTATGAAAACCATGTTGTTCTTACCCAGATGGGCTCATTCTATGAATTATATTTCGAACAGGCAACCACATATGCACCAAAGCTTAATATTTCATTGACAAACAGAACATACTCTTGTGGAAAAGTACCGTTTGCCGGATTTCCTGTTCATCAGCTTAGTAGGCATCTTAAGGTGCTGGTGAACCATTACGGTTACAGTGTAACAATTGCTGACcaattcaagaaaaataatgacGCTGACAATGAATCCTTTCGATTTTTCCGTCGTGTGACAAGGATTGTCACACCAGGAACATTCATTGATGAAGCATTTGAAAACCTTCAAGAAAATACCTTTTTACTCAACCTTGAATTTCCCGAGAATAGTATGGAAAAACCTGCTGAATCAAATCTGAAGATTGGCCTATGTTGGTGTGATGTCTCAACCGGTGAAATTTTTGTTCAACAAGTCATACTGAGAGATCTCATATCGGCAGTTACAAGAATTCAACCAAGGGAAATCCTGCTCGATCAATCTTTGTCTCGATACAATCTGGAAGCCGGAAGCTGGTATTCGGAACTTGTAGAGCTTAGAAAGTATTTCATAAAATACCAAAAGGCTCCTTCTCAACATAGAACTATTAGCTCCTTTTTTGGATTATTTGCAGCGGCGGGGTCTTCCGAAGGGGGAATAAGACAATTGAAGATTCAATTACAACATTTCACGCAAAAGGAGATCACAGCATTAAGAAGAATTTTGGTATATGTATGCGATCACCTTCCAGACTGCACCATGAATTTCCAACTCCCGCAGAGGCGGATAACTAGTAGCATTATGCAGATTGACTCAAGAACAAGTAGAGCTTTGGAATTACACGCTACTGTCAGAGATAATAGAGTACGTGGCACTTTGTTTTCCACAATAAGAAGAACGGTAACGCCTCTTGGAACGAGGTTGCTGGCACAATGGCTATCTGGACCATCTCTCGACCTGCACGAGATCAAAAACAGACAGAAATTGGtggaatttttcaagaataaTTCTGATACTAGAGAATCTTTGAGATCAATGCTCAAAAGTATCCATGATTTACCGCGGATCCTCCAAAAATTTAGCTTTGGGAGAGGTGAGGCGTCTGAGCTCATGCAAATTGCAGGATCATTAAAAACTGCAtcaattatcaaaaaattgctAAAAAACGAAGCTCAAAAGTCAGAAAGGAAAACTGAAGTACTGCTGCATTCATTCGTGACTGGTTTAGAGTTCGATGGTACTTTGATActtgatgttttgaaatacttGAATGAGGATGAGCTCATCAAATCGCAGAAGCGaacagatgaaaaaatggaggaGCTGCCCAATAATTCACCGGATTCTAGGTCGGTCgatattttcaagttaGTTTCTTGGTCCGTGCATCCATCATACAGCGAATCACTTCAAGACCTTCACGAAAAGTATCAGCAAGTATGGttagagaaagaaaagttACGATTGACATACCAAAACTTCTTTGTTGAGAAAGAGGGTGCGAAAAGTTTAACGCTAAAACAGAGACAAAACGGCGAGTATGCCCTATACCTACAAGGCAGTTCTAACAACCtaaaaaagatttctgAGTTTATTCGAAACGGCTTCAACTTCGAAGGATACCCATTTCAGATTCTACAGCAAGCGACGCAGACTCGCTGGCTATCTCATAAATTATGGTCAAATAATGGATACGAATTAGAACTCGCGCTTCTTCGGATtaagaaagaggaaatgCATATAATAGATAGATTCAAGGGACaatttttggagaaaagtGCAGAGATTAGAAAgatttctgaaattttggGCTATATAGATGTGCTGGCATCTTTCGGAGCTCTAGCATTGGAAAAGAGTCTCGTATGTCCGAGAATGGATAAGACCAATAAACTCGAAATAATTGGGGGTCGCCATCTAATGGTTGAAGAGGGCATATCAAATAGGTCGCTGGAGAAATTcataaaaaatgattgtGCCTTGGAAGGTGGAAAGTCATGGATCATTACAGGTCCTAACATGGGGGGTAAGTCCACTTTCCTCAGACAGAATGCTATTATTGTAATATTGGCCCAAATGGGCAGCTTTATCCCCTGCCTAAAGGCACAGATTGGGTTGGTCgataaaatttttaccCGTGTAGGCTCAGCAGATGATTTGTATAACGAAATGAGTACATTCATGGTAGAAATGATCGAAACATCTTTCATACTTCGTGGTGCCACTGATAGGTCTTTAGCAATTCTCGATGAGATTGGTCGGGGAACCAGTGGAAAGGAAGGCGTCGGGATAGCATACGCTACTTTGAGGCATTTAATCGAATCCAATCGCTGTAGATCATTGTTTGCTACCCATTATGGACAAGAattaaatgaaattatCTCAAGCAAGCTGGGAgaagatataaaaaataaaattgaatttttcaaaagtacTACTATCGAAACTTCAGACTCTGACTTCTGTTACGATTATAAGCTTAAATCAGGCATATGCTCTGTATCGGAAGCCATAAAAGTAGCCAAAGCGGCCGGGTTTCCAAAAGAGGCTTTAGAAACCGCACGAGCACTTCTTATGTAA
- the SET1 gene encoding histone methyltransferase SET1 (similar to Saccharomyces cerevisiae SET1 (YHR119W); ancestral locus Anc_2.148): MSGHYRRSVVPPSGPQRSYYSQYQYSNNRKDYQHRSRNFSSANEYSGNPSEAWNSAAAYRANHDQNAIVATDHRFQYSYGEDHLDESYREIRYQLENRDRNKLAIRARSEPIVQKRPAPVIRYDSELFKSKYHYFDPFKKVLIHKEEMFSWRDDPKIPVNGFVLVQEFHGGQARSIMRERNPKESAQDPRERAIATKSFRKYRDKLDLLPFIAYDKYSVGPPPPNEVVIYFASDVNTIQDISVKNYFKKYGEISHFEPFYDPNNALPLHVYLIRYASSHSGKSNEFKAARLAVKEHEKKGCFILGVKFNVILNKDDSLEKVISELVEKNIQKANRVQREIQRKTEENLKLSLTSSNLNNATQQADDQRIPADIEKLVNNRPALFVPNSFISHHAMKVEDFKFKLRKYRWARMVDHIQGIFIVFNDLENARVCLAAESERMTIVSRTKKRPVEITLILIVPTKNDRYNKAGSLTDLSSQLKEKSYDTEADLLEAATNFILQDLKYALHLDIRKRVIGPAVFDTLNPSSFPELLVKKESKEREKREAALKLTEEAKKKQKTVNDFDIFNLYGGYGSAAKVKRGPRKRAPVSRDISLLGSVKKLKVAKPMAHMLNEDSAPKEKEFSDDSKSISEHSDAEMSSTSATSSDNEEEYEEISREGGVGTKSTTPEPILEQKPILSDEKSVEMMSVPEIYRPTASKIPEPVFSDDTLAKDLSLIGFQDTIKDHEDLKLLRKTLGVNPHIDNTLIDPLLNYEVWKLRTRYNSKARVQESQMRLNEVAFDHQLQSTHGSVKADGFCKIPDRLKACYLPHRRKIHQPLNTVSHHIEPADGTPDSQREDSECLENSESVLQEISSSRDNRASNRRFQQDIEAQKAAIGTESELLSLNQLNKRKKPVTFARSAIHNWGLYALEPINSKEMIIEYVGERIRQPVAEMREERYLKNGIGSSYLFRVDENTVIDATKKGGIARFINHCCNPNCTAKIIKVGGNKRIVIYALRDIAMNEELTYDYKFEREEDDAERLPCLCGAPNCKSYLN; encoded by the coding sequence ATGTCAGGACATTATAGGCGATCAGTTGTTCCTCCGAGTGGTCCTCAACGCAGCTACTATTCTCAATATCAATATAGCAATAATCGAAAGGATTATCAGCACCGCAGCAGAAATTTTAGCTCAGCTAATGAGTATTCCGGTAATCCAAGTGAAGCTTGGAACTCTGCTGCGGCGTACCGTGCGAATCATGACCAAAATGCTATAGTGGCAACTGACCATAGATTCCAGTACTCATACGGCGAAGACCATCTAGATGAATCATACAGAGAGATAAGGTATCAATTAGAGAACCGTGACAGAAATAAATTAGCAATAAGAGCAAGAAGTGAACCAATAGTTCAAAAGAGGCCAGCTCCTGTGATTCGGTATGATTCggagcttttcaaatcaaagtACCATTATTTTGATCCCTTTAAGAAGGTCTTGATACACAAAGAAGAGATGTTCTCGTGGAGAGATGACCCCAAGATTCCAGTTAATGGATTCGTACTTGTTCAGGAATTTCATGGCGGTCAAGCACGGTCAATCATGAGGGAGCGAAATCCTAAGGAGAGTGCTCAAGATCCAAGAGAGCGGGCCATTGCTACAAAGTCCTTTCGAAAATACCGAGATAAGCTGGACTTATTACCATTCATTGCATATGATAAATATTCCGTGGGGCCACCTCCCCCAAATGAGGTTGTAATCTATTTCGCATCGGATGTTAATACTATCCAAGATATATCAGTTAAAAactatttcaaaaagtatgGCGAGATCTCTCACTTTGAACCCTTCTATGATCCGAATAATGCACTACCTTTGCACGTATATCTGATACGATATGCAAGTTCACACTCCGGAAAATCGaatgaattcaaagctGCCCGGCTCGCTGTCAaggaacatgaaaaaaagggATGCTTCATTTTAGGTGTCAAGTTCAATGTTATACTGAATAAAGATGATTCACTTGAGAAAGTGATATCCGAGTTAgtagaaaaaaatatacagAAGGCCAACAGAGTCCAGCGTGAGATACAAAGGAAAACGGAAGAGAATCTCAAACTATCTCTAACAAGTAGCAATTTGAATAATGCAACGCAACAAGCTGATGACCAAAGAATCCCTGCAGATATCGAAAAGTTGGTAAATAATAGGCCAGCTCTTTTTGTTCCGAATTCATTCATCTCACACCATGCAATGAAGGTAGAAGATTTTAAATTTAAACTTCGCAAATATAGGTGGGCACGCATGGTTGATCATATCCAAGGTATTTTTATTGTATTCAATGATCTTGAGAATGCAAGAGTTTGCTTGGCAGCAGAGTCAGAAAGAATGACAATTGTGTCCAGGACAAAAAAGAGGCCAGTCGAAATAACTTTAATTTTGATTGTCCCAACTAAAAACGATCGATATAACAAGGCTGGCTCATTGACAGATCTTTCCTCtcaattgaaagagaaatccTACGATACTGAAGCAGATCTTTTAGAAGCTGCCACTAACTTCATTTTGCAGGATCTAAAATATGCTTTGCATCTGGATATCAGAAAACGAGTCATAGGACCTGCGGTTTTCGACACCTTGAACCCTTCGAGCTTTCCTGAACTCCTtgtgaagaaagaaagtaaggaaagagaaaaacGAGAGGCCGCACTAAAACTAACGGAAGaggcaaagaaaaagcagaAGACAGTAAATGACTTCGACATATTCAATCTTTACGGTGGTTATGGATCTGCGGCGAAAGTTAAACGTGGACCAAGAAAGAGAGCTCCAGTGAGTCGTGATATTTCTCTATTAGGCAGtgtgaagaaattgaaagtcGCCAAACCAATGGCTCATATGCTTAATGAAGACTCTGCTCCCAAAGAGAAGGAATTTTCagatgattcaaaaagcaTAAGTGAACATTCAGATGCGGAAATGTCATCTACCTCTGCTACCTCTTCAGATAATGAGGAGGAGTACGAAGAAATTTCACGTGAGGGTGGAGTTGGAACTAAGTCGACTACACCAGAACCTATCCTAGAACAAAAGCCCATACTATCCGATGAGAAGTCTGTTGAAATGATGAGTGTTCCAGAAATATATAGGCCTACTGCAAGTAAAATTCCGGAACCAGTCTTTTCAGATGATACGCTTGCTAAAGATCTATCATTAATAGGGTTTCAGGACACAATCAAGGACCATGAAGATCTGAAACTGCTGAGAAAAACACTTGGTGTAAATCCCCACATCGATAACACCTTAATTGATCCACTTTTGAATTATGAAGTTTGGAAGCTGCGTACCAGATACAATAGCAAGGCAAGAGTACAAGAATCGCAAATGAGGCTAAATGAGGTTGCTTTTGATCACCAGTTGCAGAGTACCCATGGATCTGTCAAAGCTGATGGCTTTTGTAAGATTCCAGATAGACTTAAGGCTTGCTATTTGCCTCACCGCCGCAAGATTCACCAGCCGCTTAACACTGTTAGTCATCATATCGAGCCTGCAGATGGAACGCCGGACAGTCAACGTGAAGATTCAGAGTGCTTAGAGAATTCCGAGTCGGTATTACAAGAAATCTCATCATCAAGAGATAACAGAGCATCAAACAGGAGGTTTCAGCAGGACATCGAAGCACAGAAAGCTGCAATCGGCACTGAGTCCGAATTACTTTCATTAAATCAGCTGAACAAACGGAAAAAACCTGTTACCTTTGCCAGATCAGCAATTCACAACTGGGGCCTGTATGCATTGGAACCTAttaattcaaaagaaatgattaTAGAGTACGTTGGAGAACGAATCAGACAGCCTGTTGCTGAAatgagagaagaaagatatttgaaaaatgggatAGGCTCCAGCTATTTGTTTAGGGTGGACGAGAATACTGTTATTGATGCCACAAAGAAAGGAGGAATTGCTCGTTTTATTAATCATTGTTGTAACCCAAATTGCACCgcaaaaataataaaggTGGGGGGtaacaaaagaattgttATTTACGCTCTACGTGACATCGCCATGAATGAAGAGCTTACCTACGACTATAAATTCGAGAGGGAAGAAGATGACGCCGAGAGACTACCCTGTTTGTGTGGTGCCCCAAATTGCAAGAGCTATTTAAACTGA
- the ORC6 gene encoding origin recognition complex subunit 6 (similar to Saccharomyces cerevisiae ORC6 (YHR118C); ancestral locus Anc_2.149) translates to MSSQQVQRCIRDVLGINDDDPVDWTESHMKKLASATSVLYNSSMAKVMLKKAEETARCHLCAYMAAQRLQKKHDPDLQYYLDRIPLEPTKSRKLVELFEQNLLQTSPMKNFTWTPSPKKRKMQSPIKGNVRFTSLNPSELRQQLFDTPTREKNERPIPEPPVEISPEKTSPSKARRKLAFEEEFTEEEVLPSTPMEGIAINERISELSMQDEEYLSNDSPSKRKKSAQSSEQTLKRRKDGKGRQEISLLHKKYYKVTPVEVINTCNSFELPKDVAYNILDQYMNYASNLVYPWQLVCGLVLNATFVVFTKRRRKDPRVDHLILSKMCGLMKCSQLGDIVESINLVKELIEGEKWYRDLQIKHDHYNGASYSEAISAKLGSMLQPNNILVSDEQFNNWRRNIEQDLSLRNIS, encoded by the coding sequence ATGTCATCCCAGCAGGTGCAGCGATGTATCAGAGATGTGCTAGGAATCAATGATGATGATCCAGTAGATTGGACGGAAAGCCatatgaagaaattggCTTCTGCTACGAGTGTCTTATATAATTCTTCCATGGCCAAAGTTATGCTGAAGAAAGCAGAGGAAACAGCAAGATGTCATTTGTGTGCATACATGGCAGCGCAGAGGCTGCAAAAGAAGCACGACCCTGATTTACAGTACTATTTGGACCGGATTCCGTTGGAACCAACCAAGTCTCGAAAACTAGTTGAGCTGTTTGAGCAGAATTTATTGCAAACCTCACCTATGAAGAATTTCACCTGGACGCCAAGTCCtaagaagagaaaaatgcAGTCACCTATCAAAGGTAATGTAAGATTCACCTCATTAAATCCCAGCGAGTTGAGGCAGCAGCTCTTTGATACCCCTaccagagaaaaaaatgaacgTCCAATACCGGAGCCACCTGTCGAAATTTCTCCAGAGAAGACAAGTCCATCGAAGGCCAGAAGAAAGCTGGCTTTTGAAGAGGAGTTCACTGAAGAGGAAGTTCTACCTTCAACACCTATGGAGGGAATTGCTATAAATGAGAGGATTTCAGAACTCAGCATGCAAGATGAAGAATACCTCTCGAATGATAGTCCAAGCAAGCGAAAAAAGTCAGCACAGAGTTCGGAGCAAACTTTAAAAAGGCGAAAGGATGGCAAAGGTCGTCAAGAAATCAGCCTGCTCCATAAAAAGTACTACAAAGTCACCCCAGTAGAAGTGATAAATACCTGTAACAGTTTCGAGCTACCCAAGGATGTTGCATATAATATCTTGGACCAATACATGAATTACGCCTCAAATCTGGTTTATCCGTGGCAATTGGTATGTGGGTTAGTCCTCAACGCTACATTTGTTGTATTTaccaaaagaagaaggaagGATCCTCGGGTCGATCACTTAATTCTCTCCAAGATGTGCGGCCTCATGAAGTGTTCACAGTTAGGAGATATTGTTGAGAGTATAAACCTTGtgaaagaattgattgaaggtgaaaaatggtatcGTGATCTGCAAATCAAACATGACCATTATAACGGAGCATCCTACAGCGAAGCAATATCCGCCAAATTGGGCTCAATGCTGCAGCCGAACAACATTTTGGTGTCTGACGAGCAGTTCAATAACTGGCGAAGAAACATTGAACAAGATTTGAGTCTGAGAAACATTTCATGA
- the NMA111 gene encoding Nma111p (similar to Saccharomyces cerevisiae NMA111 (YNL123W); ancestral locus Anc_2.150) has translation MTIETWSGKRPASAVEEMIEETGICLKRPNNEDSLSDVDGDGNLGAEFALETGNICKDSENYVKWQKTISKVVQSVVSIHFTQVASFDSEPPLVSEATGFVVDSSVGIILTNRHVVGAGPFVGYAVFDNHEECDVTPIYRDPVHDFGFLKFDPKKIKYMKIEALELKPTLARVGSEIRVVGNDAGEKLSILAGFISRIDRNAPEYGEMTYNDFNTEYIQAAASASGGSSGSPVVNIDGYAVALQAGGSTEASTDFFLPLDRVLRALKCVQNNEQITRGTIQTQFLLKPYEECRRLGLTSGREDEARRMFPDKIGLLVATTIIREGPVDEKMKEGDALISINGELISSFIQVDNILDQNVNKEIEILVQRGGVDHTIKCEVGDLHKITPDRYVEVCGASFHELSYQMARPYALPVRGVFLCSASGSFDFDAKEKVGWIIDAIDNLETPNLDTFIDVMQRIPDRKRVSVRYHHMTDQHSPQVTSIYIDRHWYRDLRVYKRNDITGVWDYKNIGKPLPAEAIEPSTARIVDIPINNPDISKLSHSLCAVTSICAVPIDSLPADSHKTSGLIVDAEGGYVIVSRTVISHDCLDVLVTIADSIMIPAEVVFLHPTQNYAVVRYDPSLIDAPLVTPKLSTQRLKRGDKAHFVGYTFNSRVVTAETHVTDISSVSIPSNIIPRYRATNLEGIFIDCNVSTKCNSGILADDDGTIRALWLSFLGERQESREKMYLMGLDITECLDIIEILRKGKKPKVSIVDAEFGSLSILHARIRNVPESWIKRMENESENRVQFIPATRVSYTTDTVNLEAGDVILSVNDKLVKSMSDLEGIAAASDDPTIPEHLKFKVVRAGEVNELDIRLVDVHETDRLVVFGGCLLQRPHHAVRQTMLNLPSEVYCTYRGDSSPAAQYGIYATNFITHVNETPTPDLDSFLETIKAISDNTYCKMRLVSFDNVPFAISLKTNYHYFPTGQLRKNLDSNQWIQEEFNC, from the coding sequence ATGACTATTGAAACATGGAGCGGTAAGAGGCCAGCTTCGGCGGTCGAGGAGATGATAGAAGAAACTGGAATATGTTTGAAAAGGccaaataatgaagattCACTGAGTGATGTTGATGGTGATGGCAATCTAGGTGCGGAGTTTGCATTGGAGACTGGCAACATTTGTAAAGATTCTGAAAACTATGTGAAATGGCAAAAGACAATAAGTAAAGTGGTTCAGTCAGTTGTGTCGATTCATTTTACACAGGTGGCATCTTTCGACTCCGAACCACCACTGGTTTCTGAAGCCACAGGGTTTGTAGTCGACTCCAGTGTTGGTATTATTCTAACAAATAGGCATGTAGTGGGGGCTGGACCTTTTGTGGGCTACGCAGTCTTCGATAACCATGAAGAGTGTGATGTCACTCCTATATATAGAGATCCCGTACATGATTTCggttttttgaaatttgatcCTAAGAAGATCAAATATATGAAAATCGAGGCGTTGGAACTGAAACCGACGCTGGCCAGAGTCGGCTCAGAGATCCGTGTTGTTGGTAATGATGCAGGTGAAAAGTTGAGTATTTTAGCTGGCTTCATCAGTAGAATTGATAGAAATGCACCAGAATACGGTGAAATGACTTATAATGATTTCAATACAGAATATATTCAAGCAGCCGCATCTGCTTCAGGTGGTTCGAGTGGCTCGCCAGTGGTAAATATTGATGGATATGCTGTTGCCCTTCAAGCTGGTGGTTCAACAGAGGCTTCaacagattttttcttaCCCCTAGACAGAGTACTGAGGGCATTGAAATGTGTGCAGAATAATGAGCAGATAACCCGTGGTACTATACAGACTCAATTTTTATTGAAGCCCTATGAAGAATGTAGAAGGCTCGGACTGACTTCGGGCCGTGAAGATGAAGCACGTAGGATGTTCCCGGACAAGATTGGTTTGCTGGTTGCTACCACAATTATAAGAGAGGGGCCAGtagatgaaaagatgaaagaaggCGACGCTTTAATTTCAATTAATGGAGAACTGATATCATCTTTTATTCAAGTAGACAATATTCTAGATCAAAATGTTAATAAGGAAATCGAAATTTTAGTACAGAGAGGTGGAGTTGACCACACAATTAAATGTGAAGTCGGTGATTTACATAAAATTACACCCGATCGCTATGTGGAAGTATGTGGGGCTTCATTTCACGAACTGTCTTATCAAATGGCAAGACCCTACGCGTTGCCCGTGAGAGGTGTCTTTCTTTGTAGCGCGTCTGgctcttttgatttcgaTGCAAAGGAGAAAGTTGGTTGGATAATTGATGCCATAGATAACCTTGAAACGCCGAATTTGGATACTTTCATAGACGTAATGCAGCGCATTCCCGATCGCAAACGTGTGAGTGTTAGATACCATCATATGACAGATCAGCACTCTCCTCAGGTAACCTCTATATATATCGATCGTCACTGGTATAGGGATTTGAGAGTTTACAAGCGTAATGATATCACTGGAGTTTGGGATTATAAAAACATTGGCAAGCCTCTGCCAGCTGAAGCAATAGAGCCAAGCACAGCTAGAATAGTTGACATACCTATCAACAACCCTGACATTTCCAAGTTGTCTCATTCTCTATGTGCCGTCACTTCTATTTGTGCTGTTCCTATAGATTCCCTTCCAGCTGACAGCCATAAAACTTCGGGCTTAATCGTTGATGCTGAAGGGGGCTATGTTATAGTATCCCGTACTGTGATCTCTCATGACTGTCTAGACGTTTTAGTAACGATTGCTGATTCGATAATGATCCCAGCAGAAGTCGTCTTCTTGCATCCAACGCAAAACTATGCGGTTGTAAGGTACGATCCCTCATTAATTGATGCCCCTTTGGTCACACCGAAACTTTCAACACAAAGGTTGAAAAGAGGTGATAAGGCGCATTTTGTGGGGTATACGTTTAATAGTAGAGTCGTTACCGCAGAAACTCATGTTACTGATATCTCATCAGTTAGTATTCCAAGCAACATCATTCCGAGATACAGAGCAACAAATTTGGAAGGTATTTTCATAGACTGCAACGTCAGTACAAAGTGTAATTCAGGCATACTGgcagatgatgatggtaCAATAAGAGCCTTGTGGCTCTCCTTTTTGGGAGAAAGACAAGAAAGTAGGGAAAAAATGTACCTGATGGGACTTGACATTACAGAATGTCTGGATATAAtagaaattttgagaaaggGCAAAAAACCAAAGGTCAGTATTGTTGATGCAGAATTTGGCTCATTGTCTATCCTTCATGCTCGCATCAGAAATGTCCCAGAATCGTGGATTAAACGAATGGAAAACGAATCTGAAAATAGGGTACAATTCATTCCTGCCACTAGAGTATCTTACACCACTGATACTGTAAATTTAGAGGCAGGTGATGTGATCTTGTCAGTCAATGATAAACTGGTTAAGAGCATGAGTGATTTGGAGGGCATCGCAGCTGCATCTGATGATCCAACTATACCAGAACACCTCAAATTCAAGGTCGTTCGCGCTGGTGAGGTAAACGAATTAGACATACGTCTAGTGGATGTTCACGAAACGGACCGACTTGTTGTATTTGGTGGATGTCTGCTGCAGAGGCCTCATCACGCGGTGCGTCAGACTATGCTAAACCTTCCAAGTGAAGTTTACTGCACATACAGAGGAGATTCATCTCCAGCCGCTCAATACGGCATTTATGCTACTAATTTTATTACTCACGTGAATGAAACCCCCACCCCAGACTTAGATTCCTTCCTTGAAACCATCAAGGCTATCTCGGACAATACATATTGTAAGATGAGATTGGTCTCCTTTGATAATGTACCATTTGCGATATCCTTAAAAACGAATTACCATTACTTCCCTACAGGACAATTGCGGAAGAACCTCGATTCCAATCAATGGATCCAAGAAGAGTTCAATTGTTAG
- the MRP35 gene encoding mitochondrial 54S ribosomal protein bL35m (similar to Saccharomyces cerevisiae YNL122C; ancestral locus Anc_2.151), whose amino-acid sequence MLLNKLMWPVLRICFSAIRPQSQSLILTRNLMKTHKGAAKRWKKTATSFKRGKAGRNHGNCGWSRRSLKVLSGKTLADDTHIQRLKRLLPY is encoded by the coding sequence ATGCTGCTCAACAAACTTATGTGGCCAGTTCTAAGAATATGCTTCTCAGCAATAAGACCACAATCGCAATCACTGATTTTGACAAGAAATTTAATGAAAACTCATAAAGGTGCTGCGAAAAGATGGAAGAAAACAGCAACAAGTTTTAAAAGAGGAAAAGCTGGAAGGAATCATGGTAACTGTGGCTGGTCACGTAGATCTCTCAAAGTGTTGAGCGGTAAAACTCTCGCTGATGATACCCACATCCAGCGTCTAAAGAGGTTACTGCCATATTAA